AAGGTACTTGCTGCGCCTGCGGATCGCCTCGACCCGGGCGCCGCGCAGCCTCAGGAGCCCACGTCTCTTGATCGGCTCGCGCAGCCGATCGTCGCGCACGACAATCCCCTGGACGCGACGGCCGATGAGAAGCGGGCCGAGCCCGCGGCGGATCGTCTCGATTTCGGGGAGCTCAGGCATTCGACACCCGGAGCGTGGCGGAACGCGCCCGATCAGGCCGGCGGCGGCGCCACGATGCCGGAGGCGTTCCCTTCCTGCCGGCGCAGGAGGTTCAGGGCGGAGCCGGCGCGGAACCAGGCGATCTGCTCGTTGTTCAGGCTGTGCCTGAGCGCGACGGTGTCGATCGACCCGTCGTCGTGCCGCAGGATGGCGTCGACCGGAACCCCCGGAGCCAGATCGCTCAGGTTGGACAGGGTGATCCGGTCGGTCTCGCGCACGCGGTCGTAGGCGGCGGGATCCGCGAACACCAGCGGCAGCACCCCCTGCTTCTTCAGATTGCTCTCGTGGATGCGGGCGAAGGACCGGGCGATGATCGCGGCGCAGCCCAGGTAGCGCGGCGACATCGCGGCGTGCTCGCGGCTCGAGCCCTCGCCGTAGTTCTCGTCCCCCACCACGACCCACTTCCGGCCCGCCGCCTTGTAGGCGCGCGCCACCTTCGGGACGTCGGCGCCGCGCTCGCCGGTCATCAGGTTCATTGTCTTGCCGCGCTCGCCGGTGAAGGCGTTGACGGCGCCGGTGAACATGTTGTCGCTGATCTTGTCGAGGTGGCCGCGGAAGCGCAGCCAGAAGCCGGCGGGGGAGATGTGATCGGTCGTCGTCTTCCCCTTCGTCTTGAAAAGCAACGGCATGTCCACGAAGTCGGCGTCGGCCGTCGGACCGAACGCCTGAAGGATCTGGAGCCGCTCGCTGTTCGAGTCGACCCGCAGCTCCACCGAGCCCGGATCGTCGGCGGGGGGCACGAACCCCTGGCGCGACAGGACGAAGCCGCGCTCCGGGATCTCGGGGGCCTTCGCCGGCGGCTTGAGGGTCCACGGCCCCCCGGGCCCCGGCAGCTCGTCGCGCAGCGGATTGAACGACAGCCGCCCGGCCAGGCCGTAGGCCATGACGATCTCCGGGCTCCCCATGAACGCCAGGGTCTCCGGGTTGGCGTCGTTGCGCCCCGGAAAATTGCGGTTGAACGACGTGACGATGGTGTTGCGCTGCCCCTTCTTGATCTCCTCGCGGCGCCACTGCCCGATGCACGGGCCGCAGGCGTTCGCCAGGACCGTGGCCCCCACCGCCTCCAGGGCCGCCATCTGGTCGTCCCTCTTGATCGTCTCGAAGATCTGGTTGCTCCCCGGCGTCACCAGGAGCGGGACCGCCATCCGGGCCCCGTGATGCCTCGCCTGCAGCGCCACGTCGGCCGCGCGCGTGATGTCCTCGTACGACGAGTTGGTGCACGAGCCGACCAGCGCCACCGAGATGTCGTCCGGGTAGCCGTGCTCCCCCACGGCCGACGCCATCTCGGAGACCGGGCGCGCCAGGTCGGGCGTATGCGGCCCGACCAGGTGCGGCTCCAGTCTCGACAGGTCGATCTCGATGACCCTCTCGAAGTACGCCTTCGGCTCCGCCTCGACCTCGGCATCGGGCCCCACGAGGTGGGGGCGGGCCCGCGCCAGATCGGCCAGGGGGGCCCGGCCGGTGGCGCGCAGGTAGGCGTCCATGCGGTCGTCGAAGGGGAAGATCGAGGTCGTGGCCCCGAGCTCCGCCCCCATGTTGGTGATCGTCCCCTTGCCGGTGCAGGAGATGGTGCGCGCCCCCGGGCCGAAATACTCGACGATCCGGTTCGTCCCCCCGGTGACGGTCAGGATGCCGAGCACCTTCAGGATGACGTCCTT
This sequence is a window from Candidatus Polarisedimenticolia bacterium. Protein-coding genes within it:
- a CDS encoding aconitate hydratase, whose amino-acid sequence is MHLIDSTPEYVQSVYDQMERRLAAVKRRLNRPMTLAEKIVLGHLDEPDTQELEPGKSYLMLRPDRVAMQDATAQMALLQFLQAGRPRVAVPTTVHCDHLIQARAGSAADMTDALKENGEVYEFLRAASAKHGIGFWEPGAGIIHQVVLENYAFPGGLMIGTDSHTPNAGGLAMAAIGVGGADAVDVMAGFAWEVLYPTVIGVRLLGEMSGWTAPKDVILKVLGILTVTGGTNRIVEYFGPGARTISCTGKGTITNMGAELGATTSIFPFDDRMDAYLRATGRAPLADLARARPHLVGPDAEVEAEPKAYFERVIEIDLSRLEPHLVGPHTPDLARPVSEMASAVGEHGYPDDISVALVGSCTNSSYEDITRAADVALQARHHGARMAVPLLVTPGSNQIFETIKRDDQMAALEAVGATVLANACGPCIGQWRREEIKKGQRNTIVTSFNRNFPGRNDANPETLAFMGSPEIVMAYGLAGRLSFNPLRDELPGPGGPWTLKPPAKAPEIPERGFVLSRQGFVPPADDPGSVELRVDSNSERLQILQAFGPTADADFVDMPLLFKTKGKTTTDHISPAGFWLRFRGHLDKISDNMFTGAVNAFTGERGKTMNLMTGERGADVPKVARAYKAAGRKWVVVGDENYGEGSSREHAAMSPRYLGCAAIIARSFARIHESNLKKQGVLPLVFADPAAYDRVRETDRITLSNLSDLAPGVPVDAILRHDDGSIDTVALRHSLNNEQIAWFRAGSALNLLRRQEGNASGIVAPPPA